In the genome of Ziziphus jujuba cultivar Dongzao chromosome 10, ASM3175591v1, the window CTTTTGAAATTGTGCACGTGATCTTAAAGCTCTAGCATGCCTATGTCCTCCACAGGGCAATCCTTTTCAAAGTGTTCTGACTATCTGTAATGAAAGTATGATCCATTCCACTAGCTTGGATTTTTAAATCTCTGAAAATGGTCGTTACCATGGTTCACTGTCCACCATCCTGAACCCTGAATGGGTTACTTCTCTAGAATCTACTATCCTTGAGGCTGTGTCTATCTCCTCTAAATCCTCCACCATCCAATGACCCTAAGCTAAAGCTGCTCCTTTTAGACAATCACTAGCTATGGGTCTCCAAAGACATGCCATTATCTGATCGGCAGTTAGATCTACGCTTTATGGTCTACCTGTCTGCTTCCAAGACAACATCTCTTACAGTCTAATAATTTGCTTGAACGGCACCTGAAAGGCTCACCACTGTAAGCTCGCTCAAACCATCGAGAAAcctctttttcttattaatctCATCGGCAACCAAGTTGAGGCAAAACTCGATGTGAAATGCAGTCTTGAACAATGTCCAAATGTGACGTCTTCTAGTTCTTTCAAATTGTCCACCACTTCCTCAAGTTTCCCTCTAGCATAAAGCTAGCTAATAAGATCTTGCACTTGACCAAACATTGCATAGGATCCGTGGAGTCATTACAATCCACTGCTCTAAGTCTATGAGTCTAATCAACATAATACCTAATAAAACCCACTCCTCTCAATTGATCGAGCCAGATGCTCAATAAAATGCTCCTAATAAGTGGATGCATTTATACTTTCAATTGAAACTTTCTAGAAACTATGTCTACCTCCTCGCAGCACTAGGAAAAATTTCTATATGGtggaataaatcaaaattaattaacaccAGCAAAAGGGGAGGTATGGAAGGTGAAACACAGGATGagttgtacagcaatgcacaaccCCGAGGAATTtaaaacctagagctctgataccaagctgaGAGGACACGCCCCGGGGACCCTTCCAGGATCTCCCTGGTGGTCCCGCCTGGTGAAGTACCACTGGATAATTCctaaaaatatccaatggaactccACTTAACACGTGGACAACCAACGCAAGTAATATCGATAATACcccaacatataaatataaataaacccacaacaacataaaagtccacaaccggcctaagGTACTACAGACCAtaaccaaaacataaataccatggtctctacagagtcccaaatttaatatcaaagcattctaagagtgttaacgAAGTCTGAGAGtgcaaataagtaataaacgagtctgaaaagataagataagataagaaaagataaatactatTTCTGTCGCGGAAGAACGAAGTAACGAGcggtgcgcgaggtagactacTACTAACTGCCtaagcctaggggaacgaatttaaaacaaataaaatgtgagataaggaaatctcagtgagtggcataatataataggaaaataataatttacttcagcaaaatctttctctcaagacctctcattcctcTTGTTAGAAAAGTTCCctgtttaaaatcatttcacaaaatccaaacttgtaccccattcaatatcataaaatcgatgcttaaaagtataaaacaaatgatcattacaatattataaaatgtcttaatcgAGATATAAGAATTGAGCATGAACATATTATAGACAAAAatccacaaaataattattacagtgTAGCAATAaccaccattttattttttaaaaccaacaatatattcaaacatATGCAATTTACCATTCGATGTACTAAACCGTAAACCGTGGGATTCACctacctcacgaccctcaatatctGAAAGGTATCGtgggaataataataaataaaccgtcggttaaacccgacctcacggtccatggcaataataaaccattagatgaaaccaacctcatggtactatggcaataataaatcgtcAGTTAAACCCAACCTTACAGTCCAttgtaataataaaccgttggatgaaaccaacctcatgaTACCGTGGCAACTcagcgcgctgtaatataatataatactgaaccaaaccTCTGATaatacatggtacatcaattaaacatGACTGATACAGTACTCCACTGTAttgtaaatcataatttaatatttaagttcCACCGCTTattgaaatatttcaaaaaaaattccaatttatcaacttcaaataaaaccataaataccacagtgaattTATATTTACCATAAtccaattttaagcatataaaatttgaaaatacttgaacatgcttaaatcatataaatttttcaatctgCTCCTCAAATCAAATACTTTCCTAAATAATCTgaaatctcaatttaaataccagaatatttaattaacataattcacaagttcactatgaactcatcgaATTTAGAAATCAttgaaaatcttattaaaatccacataaaataataacttgtaTAAGTGAAAGCAGATATTATATATACGCATAAAGCAAGCATTTCAATCAAACGGTATATATGCCAAATTATTCAAAACACATACATGTTAtaatatgcccaaaataatttaaacaatataacctTTCACAGTACAGATGCTGCTCAACTCTGCTCTCCTGCAGGCTCACCTCCGATCTCAGTACCAGTGCCtgtcataatataaaaatatttctcaggctccaataactaaactaaaGGCATTATTATAACCCAAATGCCTTACAATAATTTATCGaactataaaatttttgaaattggacaccgggcggtccaattataccgtgTCCCCTTCGGATCCGGTACTCCAAATTGGGGCttttttgatacgaacctaggacgacctgctcctaaaccagtattatattagcccggatctttaattaagttcaagttctaatggaattgacctcaacccctaagcAACCTGTggctagaaaccttggtataatgtagacgccacaataggggatggaaaacctattgatatgtcaacctaaaacaaccaattctctaatggtgttttaggtgttcttaaagaacaaagagataattaatctcacaagtattttcttaatcaaatcaaagttgtattattattgaaaaataagcctttaaataggttacaaagccacgaaataaaaccctaaaaacaaaaggaaaaaccggccacacacataaagaaacctagttggccgaaactatacttcctttcctaatctaagtttgattaattaattcctttatattaaattaggaattaattaatttacaatggaaagaataaaataaaaaccttcctaaagttatttgtctagaaaataaataaataaaagcaaaaaagtaatggtagtttcccaaaacaaaaagtaaaaacaaattaggaaactaaaaatgctagctttttgatcaagttgactgtGATCAatatttgacctctttgagcttcaaataagcttctagatgctttttaggatgccaaataaactgaatatgaagtcccacacgttgcccatgcttggaaaaataagaaaacgctaatacagtaaagcaagcaagcaatacagcaaattcggccaaattgttgatgctgtccgtacaagccctttttgattgcatttgaggctgatttaacttgattccatgacctcttaggcatatgtattgaacccataaagcattggaaccatttcatacttcccggactccaaaaatgtaccaaaactgtcacccggggtccgtatcggcttccaccactgggatgcttagaataggctttgtatcttcaagtatggataagctctgttgagattgattaccccctgtataaatactcccaggttgtccttaaatctcttaatttgagctcttgtgattggcctagtcttcatccatgtcgagtcagcaccccagcgggttatcggttgagcggcctcaggcggaatcacatcatttttgccctaagcctaatttttcgcAATTGACCCACCAAACAGGTTCCAATAATATCTAATTgcactaatccaacttcaatttcaacTGATTTGACCAAttgttgtccaaacacagtctaattttatctgaaagattaataaaataacccgaaaataagaaaattactGAATGATctccaaaatttgcaaattatatgtctatggaaagcccaagagacaaggattTCACCAGTGGCCTTGCCTTGGCTCGGTGActcctccggtggccggaaaatcgAGGTAAAGTTTCGGCCGAGTTtgaacttgagggatctcttaaatggtggggattttgggcaatctaaccccggaaatggactcaaagAGATCTAAAATAGTGGGATAGTGGTATGGGATGAGCTGGGTTGGCTGGAAAACACACAAattgaagagagagaaaaactccggccgtcgagcttcgccggccTGATTCGGGCGCGTCCGATGTCTGTTGGCCGGGAAATTTTAGGGCCTCCCTCGCCTACTCCCTCCTCTCCTCTCTGGTAGGCGTGTGtaacaaggtggtggccggataTGGTTGAACGTCATAAACCCAGTTGTGGGTAAAAACAGGTCATTTTGACCCAGTTCGGGTCCAAAGGCTGAGGTGTTTTTCCTCGGGTTTCATGAAGGAAAAGGGAGCTCTAGGGTTTTGGGACTCTATTTGGCACACAAAACGAGGCTTTTATAAGCCTGGGGTTGCTATCAGACAAAAACACTTGGACTAGTTTGGACACAGATAAAATACTGAAACTGAACTTCATAGAACCGTAACTTTTGATTCGTAGCTCAAAATTTGGCATGCGGCTAGTCTTTCAACTCGTATCGACGATCTCTATCCAATGATACCTTGGttcaaactaaaatataaatcatagaaaaagtcaaatatGGACCCATactattcacttggtcaaacttggtcaactcagtcaaacttagtcaaacctagtcaaacttggtcaacccAGTCAAACCTAGTCAAACTTCTAAATATgtgcattttttgtttttttttttttgtttttttttttttttttttgtttttgggtgcggggtgttacaattggGGTGAttcctgcattttcatatttatttggtggagctgtatttattatagtgtatgctcaaatgtttatatcttgatttgagacattttataatattacaatgatcgttcattcatattttagagcatcagtttttatgatattaattggggtacaagtttaggttttggtgaaattattttaaatgggaaacttttcaaaagagtagAACGAGAGGTCTtcagagaaagatttttcagaagtaaatcattatttttctattatactatgccactcactgagattctttatctcacgttttattgttttaaattcgttctcttaggcccaggcagctagtagcagtctacctcgcgcatagcttatcgcttgtttccttccactacaacagccgtatttatcttttcttcacTTATTGTTATCTTCGGGACTTATTtcttacttatttgtactcatagactttgtcgacactcttagaatgctctgattttaattataggactcagtagagaccatggtacacatgtgtgtagttatggcctatagtacagtaggccggttgtggacttatttatatatatatttatatatttgaggtattaatgttaatgctggtgttgattatctacgttttaaggtgaggttccattggatattttctagagattgtccagtgggacttcactaggcgggatcaccTAGAAGGTCCTGAGAGGGTTCCCGGGGCGGGTCCTATCATATCCGGACAAATATCACAGCCtatgggcaagaaagatagccattgggcaagtataatagttcttggacaagtggtagcctttggacaGGTGAGATAGTACTTGGGATagctgtgattatgtgatagcctttggacaagtgattacctttgggtaaatatgacagatgatattaatactatttttatcatgaaaacgactgctattattattattattgttgttgatgtgatgattgtttatttttcttcctatattacgcatcggtatattttgtaacacgatatttgaaatgtacggcaatgagtgggtggtgtgggcggacgtgaatgattaaaggtatatttggttgtttatttagttgatttttcctattgcatatatatgtgtgtgttttataCAAATTGTTATCAAAGTATtgccattgtggaaattattgtagtaaagtgggagggaTCAGGTAATACCATGCAGGAGTGCATTTTTTTGCAGGTAAATTTTATGGTAAATCCTTCCCTTAGGGAAAATgatgccagattttccattggaaggtttcGTGGTGTTTCTCTAGGATCAAGGGTTGTTCAGGATTCTGGTGAGGAGTCTTGGACGGATTCTGACAAACATGGTCTTGCAAAATTTTCTGaaagaacaaataaattacaaatattaacTTGTATTTAGATTAATTAGAATCAGGATCTAGAAGAATAAATGgcccaaatttaaaaaaagaaaaaaaaaagaagaagaaaaaaccatGTAAGAATTAAAATCTAATGAATTTAGatgaataaaagatataaagtaaaaaataaaaacataaactaGAGAAACAtgaagtatgtatatatatatatatatatatataaacgaatGACTACACcatgaattcaaataaaataatatatatatatatatgttgaagtgtggcaattttgccactttaTGGTGCATGTCActggctagcatgcacaccttggtatcaaatcctttccttttatgagtttatattttttgtatgttttaattgattcaaggtatattttgataatgttttgtgcctaagttatgtatgcaaaattataggcaaaattatgcacaaaagagtaggaatgttatgcttgaagtgcctatggtgctggattcataatttccagcaacatagttccactatttatcttatatctcaggttgcaaatggagttttgggctgaacttttgagggatgtctacagacatatatagaagactatggttcaaatttcaggtccaaatgacatgggaaagtccattttctattccaaacagattgctgtatctgatgggcccagtatgcagagtatgggtcagctttggagctgtttggcccacgatccggttccagaactttcctagctcttggaacaatatttattgatgaccaaggatgcttcaaaccaagtttcataagcagatacaaaggggaactaagtaggtgaagctagtttggttgtttacccaaactagttaaacaataggaacttagttcaaaccatgtgccactttttactatatttggaatagacatgttgcagctggtttttgactcttttgtgtatgaaaagttaggtgttgaccattttactttttaaatttcaaatactttactcattttgtaagctcacatgcttggcatgtgtgaactagttgtaatttcaagcttatattgtaaaataaatgaaatggctatagatctaagccttattttcaaaagccaacgtgttcctcttcttctcatcccttcttcaacaccttagaacactttaggaaccctaaaaaccagaaaacaccataaccaaaacctaaaaacacaactcacacataaccattcccaagagcatcaccaaaagcttgcttgttgctaacacttcaagctagcttgctcttggtcataaccttctcaccccaacaatatATACTAGGAGAATGattgaaaattcattaaaataaataaaaacgaaCAAGCTTACCTTATATTTTGGGGCCCTCTAGGTTAGAATTGCATATTATATAGGTTgagtattaaaaattaaacaaatatgaaaGATGAGTGAATGATAAGAGAAGAAAGGAAGTAAGCAAGAGAAAAATCTACATAAACAAgaagagtatttaatatatgttattctattttttcacggttataatctaattaattataaaaattgaatacaAAAAGTTTCAATTAGACTTGAATAGTATTCTTtttcaaagataaaaataataaaagataattagcaataaatgatcatttaaagataatttaaaattttaacaaagtgAACTTCctatgttttcaaaataaattaataattatcttttatttaataaatatatatatgtatatgttaatttatcttttatttaataaatatatatatatagatatatatatatgtatatgtgtatatatatatatatatataatttagaggaaaaatattttttggggcCCTTAGGCATATGCCTTAGTGGCCTATGCCTTAAGCCGGGATATGGACCTGTTTTACAAAATATGTATCAgagtctaatttttattaacagtttgaattggttttcaatattttgtttttttctttcacttttatatAAAGACTTAATGGTAAATCGTAATTGTATATGCCCACTAGCTAGGTAACTTGgcatataatatgaaattaagcAGTCGCATCGACAGGCTAACCGAATAGAAACTCTCTAGGTAAACTCTGCTTGGGGTTCATGATTGACTAGCAAACTAGCTATATATAGCTTGGTTTCCTTTtcagcctttttcttttttctttttcttttttttgtttttttttttccctagtcTCTTTCTTTGCGCTGTGGAAACTTATTTTCTTCTGTACCATTCTCTTGCTTCAAGATCAAGAAATCAGGATTAAGATTTCCTTATAAGTATTTCCCTATTTTATGTTATCAGAATATAAGAGAATAATAGCTTGTGAGAAAGAGCATAAGGATTTTTACTGCTTCATGTCTCATGAGCTATAGGAACAATGTTTTGGTGCTTGTACCTTTTACTCTGTTAttagtattgttattatttttttttcttttctcctgcCTTTGTGTCCAAGATAGAATATATGCACTATTTTAGCATAATATGACAGACACTACTAATGTAACTCTGCAATTCAAATAAGTTTTTACATGAATATGAGGAGGATTGATTTTGGATggaatttttgttaaaatattgttatttatgatcATGTAATGTATTGTTCAAACAATAATGCGGTTTGATTAGTGCAGTATTACATAATTCCACGTTAGAATCATATTTGAGGCATATGCTAATGGGAAAATGATAGCtatagtttttttgtttctcgCATAAATGAAGCAAAACACTAAAAACAGAGCTTAGGGGGACTCTCTTtgttaacaattaaaatatgaatttggttcctttttttattttctgcaaTATCTATTAATAACATGATAATCTTTATGTGAAACTCATAATACATATTTTAAGAGTTAGTACCTCCAACCAAACCGCCCCCATAATCTTttcaatatgtattttaaaagttAGCACCTCCAATCAAACTACCCCATAATCTTTTTAAGTACAATAGATCCAATAACACTCACTCAAAAAGAAAAGCTTTGTACAAAATGATACACAAACAATGATCATTTCAATACGAAAGttgaacaaaaagaagaagcaaagacAAGCTAAACAATTAAGGAAAAACCCAAAATTTCCAAACAATGGATCAGAAACTACAATCTTCAATTAGGAAAGCAATTATGCCAAGAACCACAAAAGGACCGATGCTCATTTGCTTACAGAATTGCTTTTGCTTGGCTGATTCTGAGTttatgtaaatgataaaaaataaaaatgaaaatagataaaACTACATAAACTAACTAAATGATAAATCATTTTGATATCCATGCTTATTATTAATACTCAACCTTGCAGACAGAAGGTTTAAAAGTATGATAATCGCCGTTATTCTCGAACAACACTAAAGGCGAACAGTCAATGTTTATAGTGCGAGGCAGAGACTTCCATTTTTCAAACCCAAACATTATCTTTGCCTTGAACAAAATACTTACCTGAATACGGCCCTGGTTTAGGTACATATCCATATAACCATAAATGGACCAGAATTCGGGGCGTCCATACTTGAAATTTATGGTATAATTATAGTTGAAGAGTTAGATTAAAGCCATGGTCTAGACTCAAAACCGTCTTTGTGTTATCACTAAAGCTTGCATAAGCTTTCAAGCTGTCAAAGTAAATGGTGGCCTTGTTGTTGGGACTTTGGAAACCAATATCAAAATGTAAAATGCCAGAAAGGGTAGTGTTAGACATTTTGCTATCTGTAATATAACCATTCTCAACCACAACATGTGGACGTTTGGGTCCGACCACTGCCCAAATAGTCCCCATGGCTGCACTCATCACCGCAATTATGGCTAGAACCAGAAAAGCTATGTATCTCGTTTGAGATGGAAACTGCTTTGTTTCCGATGTTTTCGCTGCTTCTTCTTTGTGATCGGCGGCTAGGGGCTCAGACTTGGAACTGGAAGCCATTATTTGCGTGGAAAAAAGGATAAGATCAGTTAACTggtgattttattaattttgaagtgGTTATGATAATGAATATTGAAATATACagaatgatttttatttgtagaGAGATAGCTGAAAAGAAGTGCATGGCAGACAAAGATTCCAAGATTATGTTGCTacctttttttggggggaacaTTGCATTACTTTAATTGGTATGCACCGATTGATGCAAACAAGTATAAAGAACATGACCCTCTTGTTCATTCTTTCAATGAcaactctttatatatataaatatatacatttatatacatatatatttggccTTTGGAAAGTTTAGTatttggaacttttttttttttttttctctctcctttatCCTTTTCTTGCATCAAAATGAAGATATCTAGGGGATTCATATAGTAACACCCTCTAATAGTCCTAGTCTGTTGATTTTGAGAAGCCATGTTAATTCGTAGTTGTAAATTCTTTACCACCACTCTTTGAAACGTTTACCTACTAAAACAAAATCCAGTCAGCATATCGTTATGAATAGATGTACAGATTAATGGAGATATGCAGATAGgataatatgcatatatgaTTGGTATCAGTTTGAAAACAGAAAAGATTAGTCaagatgaaaatttaaatataaaaaagccaaaaattttggttttgatgaattgaattaattttgaatgTCTAAGTTTAAAGAAAacgaaatttttttctcttttacctTTTGTACAACGTCTTAGCAAACCAAACAAAATTCATAGTGTTTGGAAAGAACACAACTaagtaaaatattcaaaagccATCGGAGTCCTCAGAATTAGGATCTGTATCAAAGatcataaattttgtaatttgttttcTAGTCTTCCTATTTTTGAATTACGGCTGTGGACCTACTTATTTTCTGGCAGAGGATAGAATTATTTTGggtgaaaaagagaaaataaattatatagtgATCATTgtgatttttgggtttttttttttttttttttaaataacaaattagGGAGGAAAATTTTTGCACCAAACGTTGGACCCAAAACTTGAGGGTTGTGATTGTAAAATATTGATTTCCAAAACAACTCTATGTTTTCCCCATAACTATGACTGGTTCCTCCCTTTCACCTTTCCttcataaatgaaaatttaacttCAAAAATCAGTAAAAATCTCCCtcggttatattatttttgagtaACACTACAGATGCCAATAAGTCTAATAAGATATTTATCAAGTTATGGattgtcattattttatttacttatctatCGTTGCATTTATTCCTTTAATggctttttcatttatatttaggttatattaacttttcaattaataaaaaaataataatttgaaacatAATATTTTGGTAGGATTTTTAATACCTTTACAATATTACGTACTCGCAATATTACGTGCCCATTCCTACAACTCCTACAATTGATGTACTTTAATTtccaaaagataaataaataaaagaaagaaaaagaaaaatggttatCTAACTCACGTATACTACATGAAGTGGGTTCTTCAGTTtcttaaaaagaagaaaaatacaaaacaaaaaaaataaaaataaaaataacaaaacaaaacaaaaaggacaaaaatgcaaaataatacaaatatttctGATCAGTTACACAGCgagaaaatttaaataaacgAACTTATCATTATTGACAATACCGAAATGCAGGAAGAAAAGGTACGGGACAAAAGGAGGAAGCATTAAGCGATAACATCTTTTTTGGGCTCATCCTGCTACTTGAATGGACATCCTCTGAATTGATTTTTTCTCACTCTTATTGAAACAGGTACCATCTTCCATGAATgtgccaaagaaaaaaaaaaaaaaaaaaagaacaagaagtAAAGAGCTCTTCTTTTGAACGGAAAAATTAGGTGTGACGGTCCAGCAACTCATCTTTTTCACTATCTACCCTATTCAAGAGTCCCACGTCTTTGCCTTTACTACTGGGGgttcatttaaaaaatgaatggaTGTAGTAGATAGGGTTGCATAGAAAGCAAAAGCcatcaacaaataaaagaagaacaaaaattaaaaaataaaaataataaaatggagGCAAAATTAATTAGAGGATgcttaaatattaataacattaattaatattaaagatcAACATAGCAACCAGTGGTCTGAAAATTTCTTTTCAGCAATACAGCCGCAGGTTGACAATAAATCCCAATAGCGTGAGGCGTAGATATCCAGCTTCCATACCTAAACCTCATGGCAGCCTTGACCGAAATGTTTGCTGTGATTCTGCCTTGCAGTAGGTACTCGTTTAGGATGTCAGCACCATCGTCGGAGGAGAATGTTgccaaaacaaagaaatgaaTCCGAGTCACATTGAAAGGTGGTTGAGTGAAATTCTCTACTAGCCTAACAGGACTAGCAGTTTCATTTCTACTGTCAGTAGTGTTATAAATCTTCATGGATTCATAGTAAATGGTGGAATTTTTGTTGGGATTATAGGCCCTCATCACAAAGCTGAAGTTGCCAGTGAGAGATGTTCTCACAGGGTTGATGACCACCATTTCAATATGAGCGTATTCGATGGCATAAAAAGGGCGCGCGTTTGGGTTTCGCCACTCCCCAAATCGTCCCCAGTGCTGCACTCATCACCACAATTATGACTAGGACCACAAACGCTATGTACTTCATTTGCTTCGAGCTTGACCACGACGAATACTCCttaccattttgctttttcttgGCTGCTTCTTTGTTGCATTATGCTGCTGCTGATCATCAAACTTGGAAGTATTACTACCGGAAgccatttttttctcttttttttttttttttttttttttttttgggatcatCAGACATAGCCTAACAGGATGATGCAGTCTGTTTTCTGACTACATACAAAATGACTAATAAATATCATAACTCAGTCAAGCAAGATTTTAATAAAGATTTCaacggaaaagaaaaaaaaaaaatacaggatttacaataatatatatttataaatatatatatatatatatatatagatatagatatagatattattTTGGAGGCATGAGCCACGAATTTGGATGATTAACTGAGCTATGTCTCTGAAAGGATGACAAACAATAATATTGTGGGGCcaacaaagttttattttttattttctttttaaaggtAGGGCCCATAAGGTTAACTTGAGAAACAATAAATAAGATCATATTGATCTACTCCATGTCAAATTAAAATGGTTCtgttaaaatgaattttagta includes:
- the LOC132799660 gene encoding uncharacterized protein At1g08160-like, whose product is MASGSNTSKFDDQQQHNATKKQPRKSKMHWGRFGEWRNPNARPFYAIEYAHIEMVVINPVRTSLTGNFSFVMRAYNPNKNSTIYYESMKIYNTTDSRNETASPVRLVENFTQPPFNVTRIHFFVLATFSSDDGADILNEYLLQGRITANISVKAAMRFRYGSWISTPHAIGIYCQPAAVLLKRNFQTTGCYVDL